A window of the Paraburkholderia sp. ZP32-5 genome harbors these coding sequences:
- a CDS encoding gamma-glutamylcyclotransferase family protein, with translation MSQMAKIRSFVVVLALFSSAAYAQTTDFWGTRLPDQPTQFIFGYGSLINTSSRATTAGKPIAAIPVRVAAAFGYVRSWSDRASSGFTALGLRRPFEGEASMTINGVIYPVVGNDMSAFDEREKGYVRVEVPWALIEAVSWQPLPAQGTVWVYVPKAQNKAPGEGLAMPDARYPLVESYIDVVVEGALEYGPEFAREVIETTRDWSPYWLNDRTLARRPWVFNNQYAQVDALLATSAPCFAQRAFSEDYAAAIAKRKSHACSLVNHDR, from the coding sequence ATGTCGCAGATGGCAAAGATTCGGAGCTTCGTCGTGGTGCTTGCGCTCTTTAGCTCGGCCGCGTACGCGCAGACCACCGACTTCTGGGGAACACGTCTTCCCGATCAGCCGACGCAGTTCATTTTCGGCTATGGCTCGCTCATCAACACGTCATCGCGCGCCACCACCGCAGGCAAGCCGATTGCGGCGATTCCCGTGCGCGTCGCGGCGGCGTTCGGCTATGTGCGCAGCTGGAGCGACCGCGCATCCTCAGGGTTCACGGCGCTCGGCCTGCGGCGTCCGTTCGAGGGCGAGGCGTCGATGACGATCAATGGCGTCATCTATCCCGTTGTTGGCAACGACATGTCCGCGTTCGACGAGCGCGAGAAGGGATACGTGCGCGTCGAGGTGCCGTGGGCGCTGATCGAGGCCGTATCGTGGCAGCCGCTGCCGGCGCAGGGAACGGTTTGGGTCTACGTGCCGAAGGCCCAGAACAAAGCGCCGGGAGAAGGGCTTGCGATGCCGGACGCGAGATACCCGCTCGTCGAGTCGTATATCGATGTCGTTGTCGAAGGCGCGCTCGAGTACGGGCCGGAATTCGCGCGCGAGGTCATCGAGACGACTCGTGACTGGAGCCCCTACTGGCTCAATGACCGCACGCTCGCACGTCGGCCATGGGTGTTCAACAATCAATATGCGCAGGTCGATGCACTGCTCGCAACCTCGGCGCCTTGCTTCGCGCAGCGGGCGTTCTCCGAGGACTATGCCGCCGCGATTGCCAAACGCAAAAGCCATGCATGCAGTCTGGTGAATCACGATCGCTAG
- a CDS encoding MFS transporter, translating to MQHPAGRSSQPRPDITSPTGQLTKGGATSQVWYRSLNRHQWSALFASNLGWLFDGYETYTLILTVGIALRQLLDPALHTQIPFYAGLVIALTLLGWGIGGLAGGVLTDYIGRKRMMMVAILAYSLTTGLSAFAWDWESFAVLRFIVGLAMGSEWATGTAMTAELWPDRHRGKGAGLMQCGLGMGFFVASLVWLFMSQTGEHAWRYMYVLGVLPGLATLWMRSGIPESEQWERVNDDRRRIRAHKRKGGAVSEREAALSRFTLVDLFSAPTLRRRTLIAVFMSLTTTLGWWGISTWVPPYIGAVAAHAGLTPARWASYAGMTYNVGAIAGYIGLGFLADAYGRKRVTFMFFGMALLMTPVLFLWTHDIAMLLVVSAVTGFFSLGQYTWMPTWLPELYPTRMRGTAIAFCFNIPRLLAWSGPLVAGTLITRFGGYGHAAVTVGFIYLIGVVLTPFLPETNGKPLPEDV from the coding sequence ATGCAACATCCCGCAGGCCGTTCCAGCCAACCGCGCCCGGACATCACCTCGCCCACCGGGCAACTGACGAAGGGCGGCGCGACATCGCAGGTCTGGTATCGCTCGCTCAATCGTCACCAGTGGAGTGCGCTGTTCGCCTCCAATCTCGGCTGGTTGTTCGACGGCTATGAAACCTACACGCTGATCCTGACGGTCGGCATCGCGCTGCGCCAGTTGCTCGACCCGGCGCTCCACACACAGATTCCGTTTTACGCGGGCCTCGTGATCGCGTTGACGCTGCTCGGCTGGGGCATCGGCGGCCTCGCGGGCGGTGTGCTGACGGACTACATCGGCCGCAAGCGCATGATGATGGTCGCGATCCTCGCCTATTCATTGACGACCGGCTTGAGCGCATTCGCGTGGGACTGGGAGTCGTTTGCGGTGCTGCGCTTTATCGTCGGCCTCGCGATGGGCTCCGAATGGGCGACAGGCACCGCCATGACCGCGGAACTGTGGCCGGATCGTCATCGCGGCAAGGGTGCGGGCCTCATGCAATGCGGGCTCGGGATGGGCTTTTTCGTTGCATCGCTGGTCTGGCTTTTCATGAGCCAGACCGGAGAACATGCGTGGCGTTACATGTACGTGCTCGGCGTACTGCCTGGTCTCGCGACGCTATGGATGCGCTCGGGTATTCCAGAGTCGGAACAATGGGAACGCGTCAATGACGACCGGCGCAGGATTCGCGCGCACAAGCGTAAGGGCGGCGCAGTGTCGGAGCGCGAAGCGGCGCTGAGCCGCTTCACGCTCGTCGATCTGTTTTCGGCGCCGACGTTGCGGCGCCGCACGTTGATTGCGGTATTCATGTCGCTGACGACGACGCTCGGCTGGTGGGGCATCTCGACCTGGGTGCCGCCGTACATCGGCGCGGTTGCCGCGCATGCGGGGCTCACACCTGCGCGTTGGGCCAGCTACGCCGGCATGACCTATAACGTCGGTGCGATTGCAGGCTATATCGGCCTGGGTTTTCTCGCCGATGCGTATGGCCGCAAACGCGTGACGTTCATGTTCTTCGGCATGGCGCTCCTGATGACGCCAGTACTTTTCCTGTGGACGCATGACATCGCGATGCTGCTGGTCGTCTCCGCCGTCACGGGCTTCTTCAGTCTCGGCCAGTACACCTGGATGCCGACGTGGTTGCCGGAGCTCTACCCGACACGGATGCGTGGCACCGCGATCGCCTTCTGTTTCAACATTCCGCGGCTATTGGCATGGTCGGGGCCGCTCGTCGCGGGCACGTTGATTACGCGCTTCGGCGGCTACGGCCACGCGGCCGTGACGGTCGGCTTTATTTATCTGATCGGTGTGGTGCTCACGCCGTTTCTGCCGGAAACCAACGGCAAGCCTCTGCCGGAGGACGTATAG
- a CDS encoding porin, with the protein MKKLTLTMLVAGMLTTGAYAQSSVTLYGSIDEGITYNTNNMGHGTVTLGPVAVPDFYGLRGAEDLGGGLSALFALQNGFKSNTGQGTIAGEMFSHFAWVGLSDKRFGTLTLGRQLDLAADALRVNSNGALQYSFYLFHPANLDNLGITGDSINNSVKYTTPTFNGFTASGLYGFADTSTQPGRVVSTDIVYSQGPLRASFVYSSWRNHAIALVSGLGESPFLGQSLTGGQTFIARTQDIFGLSAFYKATSHVDVHGVLTQVNLSTQTHSTKMRTAELGTDYHLSAANTVALGGYLSWLASTRYAELGIGDLYALSKRTTVYAQITYQHANGAGNAAMPLLAPSDSPNQTAFRIGLHHFF; encoded by the coding sequence ATGAAAAAACTGACCCTGACGATGCTCGTGGCCGGCATGCTGACAACGGGCGCGTACGCGCAAAGCAGTGTCACGCTATACGGCAGCATCGACGAAGGCATCACATACAACACCAATAACATGGGACACGGCACGGTTACGCTTGGCCCGGTTGCCGTGCCCGATTTCTACGGCCTACGCGGCGCCGAAGATCTGGGCGGTGGGCTGAGCGCGCTGTTCGCGCTGCAGAACGGCTTCAAGTCGAACACCGGGCAGGGGACGATTGCCGGTGAAATGTTCAGCCATTTCGCGTGGGTCGGCCTGTCGGACAAACGCTTCGGCACGCTGACGCTCGGTCGTCAGCTCGATCTTGCCGCCGACGCGCTGCGCGTCAATTCGAACGGTGCGCTGCAGTACTCGTTCTATCTGTTCCACCCGGCGAATCTCGACAATCTCGGTATTACCGGCGACTCGATCAACAACTCGGTCAAATACACGACCCCGACGTTCAACGGCTTCACGGCGAGCGGACTATACGGTTTCGCCGACACGAGCACGCAGCCGGGCCGAGTAGTCAGCACCGATATCGTGTATTCGCAGGGACCGTTGCGCGCGTCGTTTGTTTACAGCAGCTGGCGCAATCACGCGATCGCACTCGTGTCGGGGCTCGGCGAGAGTCCTTTTCTCGGTCAATCGCTGACGGGCGGTCAAACGTTTATTGCGCGCACTCAGGACATCTTCGGCCTGTCGGCGTTTTATAAAGCGACTTCGCATGTCGACGTGCACGGTGTGCTCACGCAAGTAAATCTGTCGACGCAGACGCACTCGACGAAAATGCGCACTGCGGAACTCGGCACGGACTATCACCTGAGCGCGGCCAATACCGTCGCGCTGGGCGGTTATCTTTCGTGGCTCGCAAGCACACGCTACGCGGAGCTTGGCATAGGGGATCTTTACGCGCTGTCGAAGCGGACCACCGTGTATGCGCAGATCACTTACCAGCACGCGAATGGCGCCGGCAATGCGGCGATGCCGTTGCTCGCGCCGTCGGACAGTCCGAATCAGACGGCGTTTCGCATCGGCTTGCATCACTTCTTCTGA
- a CDS encoding porin → MDEKGGAASAPRLNTLARSLAALTLAGLAASPAYAQSNVTLYGSLDGGLRNLVNGTKSGGAALTMASNGVYNSNRWGFEGKEDLGGGYYVRFNLEAGYVLSTGALNNTNNQLFQRTSVVGIGGPFGQLDMGRQFTVQHYVIKDFEPFDFHYLGITESTAISGGDTGRDSNAINYRGIFGPWVVRGTYALGGVPGSVSDGSTLAAGLNYRTSTFKLGAAYTHRSNPLTATSSQYFGNDQYTAGGAVTVGPVDVMGGYSLSLQDVPSTVHSQTRNQYLWGGARYQVTPYFSATAAYYDNKNKTNGLDGRKGVAILGVVYLLSKRTELYADVDYTHFTGVYVTNATLNPSGHSKQTGVSFGINHWF, encoded by the coding sequence ATGGACGAAAAAGGAGGCGCGGCTTCGGCTCCGCGTCTGAACACGCTGGCGCGCTCGCTCGCGGCATTAACGCTGGCGGGTCTTGCCGCGAGTCCCGCATACGCGCAGAGCAACGTCACGTTGTACGGTTCTCTCGACGGCGGGTTGCGCAATCTCGTCAACGGCACCAAGTCCGGCGGCGCAGCGTTGACGATGGCGTCGAACGGCGTCTACAACTCGAACCGCTGGGGCTTTGAAGGCAAGGAAGATCTCGGCGGCGGATACTACGTGCGCTTCAATCTCGAAGCGGGCTACGTATTGTCGACAGGCGCGCTGAACAATACGAACAACCAGCTCTTCCAACGCACATCGGTGGTCGGTATCGGCGGCCCGTTCGGTCAGCTCGACATGGGGCGGCAGTTCACGGTGCAGCACTATGTGATCAAGGATTTCGAGCCGTTCGACTTCCACTACCTGGGCATTACCGAATCGACGGCGATCTCGGGCGGCGACACGGGGCGCGACAGCAATGCGATCAACTATCGCGGCATTTTCGGGCCGTGGGTGGTGCGCGGCACGTACGCGCTCGGCGGCGTGCCGGGAAGCGTCTCGGATGGCTCGACGCTGGCAGCCGGCTTGAACTATCGCACCAGCACGTTCAAGCTCGGCGCGGCCTACACGCATCGGTCCAATCCGCTGACGGCCACCTCGAGCCAGTACTTCGGCAACGATCAATATACGGCGGGCGGCGCGGTGACCGTGGGCCCTGTCGACGTGATGGGAGGCTATTCGCTTTCTCTGCAGGACGTGCCCTCCACCGTTCACAGCCAGACGCGCAACCAGTACCTGTGGGGCGGCGCGCGTTATCAGGTCACGCCGTACTTCAGCGCGACGGCTGCGTACTACGACAACAAGAACAAGACGAACGGCCTCGATGGAAGAAAGGGCGTGGCGATTCTCGGCGTCGTCTATCTGTTGTCCAAGCGCACGGAGCTATACGCGGACGTCGACTACACGCACTTTACCGGTGTGTACGTGACGAATGCGACGCTCAATCCGTCAGGGCATTCGAAGCAGACCGGCGTTTCGTTCGGTATCAATCACTGGTTCTAG
- a CDS encoding alpha/beta fold hydrolase produces the protein MNQPVNADVVSSHVTVRDGTRIGYNLYGRKENAVRVVLVHSLAMDRRFWTPVVERLMPRASVLAIDARGHGASDKPAGPYTVSLFARDVYDVMHALDFRHALIAGASMGGCVALEFAATYAEAIAAGLIDTTAWYGETAPQDWDLRATKAEAGGLPPLVEFQTTRWFSDAFRAARPDVVQQCVDTFLRNDIAAFAATGRMLGAFDGRALMRDVTVPACVIVGEEDYAATPAMARALHAGIAGSTFTEIPAARHLTPLETPDIVARELHTLLDRAGCAK, from the coding sequence ATGAATCAACCGGTCAATGCTGATGTCGTTTCGTCCCACGTCACCGTGCGGGACGGCACGCGTATCGGCTACAACCTCTATGGCAGAAAAGAAAACGCGGTGCGCGTCGTCCTCGTGCATTCGCTTGCGATGGACCGTCGCTTCTGGACGCCCGTCGTCGAGCGGCTGATGCCGCGCGCGTCGGTGCTCGCGATCGATGCGCGCGGTCACGGCGCGTCGGACAAACCCGCCGGTCCGTACACGGTGTCGCTATTTGCACGCGATGTGTACGACGTGATGCACGCACTGGACTTCCGCCATGCGCTGATCGCCGGTGCGTCGATGGGCGGCTGCGTCGCACTCGAATTCGCGGCAACCTACGCCGAGGCGATCGCCGCGGGCCTGATCGATACGACTGCCTGGTACGGCGAAACCGCGCCGCAGGATTGGGACCTACGTGCCACCAAGGCGGAAGCGGGCGGCCTGCCGCCGCTGGTCGAATTTCAGACGACCCGCTGGTTCAGCGACGCGTTTCGCGCCGCGCGCCCGGACGTCGTGCAGCAGTGCGTCGATACGTTCCTGCGCAACGATATCGCCGCGTTCGCCGCGACGGGCCGCATGCTCGGCGCGTTCGATGGCCGCGCGCTGATGCGCGACGTCACGGTGCCGGCGTGCGTGATCGTCGGCGAAGAGGACTATGCGGCGACGCCCGCGATGGCGCGCGCGCTGCATGCGGGCATCGCCGGTTCGACCTTCACTGAAATTCCGGCGGCACGGCATCTGACGCCGCTCGAAACGCCGGACATCGTCGCGCGTGAACTGCATACGCTGCTCGACCGCGCCGGCTGCGCAAAATAA
- a CDS encoding FAD binding domain-containing protein: MIPFELARPRSLSEAIALLDPEDPDIRPMGGGTAVMLMMKAGVLRPTRLVSLGDIEPRYAQVRIGQNGELRIGGLTRLATLEHSPLVKEGWPLLSRTLRTLSNVRVRNVATIGGNLAHADPHMDMPPVLSSLGASATISGPAGERSVPVEALCTGYYETVLARDELISEVIVPPQAGRPGAYMKVTTRAAHDWPALGVAVMLDMDGPRIGNASVIVGAATDRPTRLTQAEALLRGASPDDAAVLRDAGEAGAAQLDIVGDPHGSASYKKQLLRVYLGRAVRTALATANGSTMPFEGHA, from the coding sequence ATGATTCCATTTGAGCTCGCGAGGCCCCGCTCGCTCAGTGAAGCGATCGCGCTGCTGGATCCGGAAGATCCGGACATCCGCCCGATGGGCGGCGGTACGGCAGTGATGTTGATGATGAAGGCGGGCGTGCTGCGCCCGACGCGCCTTGTGAGCCTCGGCGATATCGAGCCGCGCTACGCGCAGGTGCGCATCGGCCAGAACGGCGAGTTGCGTATCGGCGGACTGACCCGGCTCGCGACGCTCGAACACTCGCCGCTCGTGAAGGAAGGCTGGCCGCTGCTGTCGCGCACGTTGCGCACGCTGTCGAACGTGCGCGTGCGCAACGTCGCGACGATCGGCGGCAATCTCGCTCACGCCGATCCGCACATGGACATGCCGCCCGTGCTGAGTTCGCTCGGCGCGAGCGCGACGATTTCGGGGCCGGCCGGCGAGCGCAGCGTGCCGGTCGAGGCGTTGTGCACGGGTTATTACGAAACCGTGCTGGCGCGCGACGAACTGATTTCCGAAGTGATCGTGCCGCCGCAGGCGGGACGACCCGGTGCCTACATGAAGGTGACAACGCGCGCGGCGCACGACTGGCCCGCGCTCGGCGTCGCCGTCATGCTCGACATGGACGGACCGCGGATCGGCAATGCGAGCGTGATCGTCGGCGCGGCAACCGATCGTCCGACGCGGCTCACGCAAGCCGAAGCGCTGCTGCGCGGCGCGTCGCCCGACGATGCGGCGGTGTTGCGCGACGCGGGCGAAGCGGGTGCGGCGCAGCTCGACATCGTCGGCGATCCCCATGGTTCGGCCAGCTACAAAAAACAACTGCTGAGGGTCTATCTGGGCCGCGCGG